A single genomic interval of Chloroflexota bacterium harbors:
- a CDS encoding Nramp family divalent metal transporter, translating to MATESLRAGAVAPTVPVDSIQIGVSRPALKVDDLPTPEEVFKVSKIGIKELVTLVLGPSMIALGVSIGSGEWLLGPLGFGKFGFIGLGFLVTISAILQTFYNVENARYTMATGEVPVVGFTRTPPGTKLWVPLTLFLIYLAWVWGGWAAAAGQSIFAIFAGRTFAASNPAELQTVRIIAIALLFLSLGVYLFGKKISRTLELLETVAVFVILVVLILLAIAFTPASLWMTMLASIVTPAALPKGIDATTLGSIIGYTGFASGMNFMLINYYRDHGYGMGHKVGFFSGLFGGQKQEVLPSGITFRETEKNAKTWKRWFRFLVIDQWVVFFTGAMIGMFIPSVMVVAMAITPGAAEPTSANMPVYAAMELGKRAAWLFPFVLVLGALILWKTQTTLLEMLVRNTTDTAIAVSPRLRAWIGGDPRKFYYLVAVALIVFISWVIHQALPTQLLQYSANMANLASIIYPLVLIYLNSKLPKPARAGWWSYVMLIANVLFFGFFFANFVALQLTGQPLVKF from the coding sequence ATGGCAACGGAATCGTTAAGAGCCGGCGCGGTCGCGCCGACTGTTCCGGTGGATAGTATTCAGATTGGCGTCAGCCGACCGGCGTTAAAAGTGGATGACTTGCCGACGCCGGAAGAAGTATTCAAAGTTTCCAAGATCGGCATCAAAGAACTTGTCACCTTGGTGCTGGGTCCCAGTATGATCGCGCTCGGCGTCTCGATCGGCAGCGGCGAGTGGTTGCTGGGTCCGTTGGGGTTTGGCAAGTTTGGTTTTATCGGTCTCGGCTTTCTCGTTACGATCTCGGCGATTCTCCAAACATTCTACAACGTCGAAAACGCGCGCTACACGATGGCAACCGGCGAAGTGCCGGTCGTCGGCTTTACGCGCACGCCGCCCGGGACGAAGCTGTGGGTGCCGCTGACCTTGTTCCTGATCTACCTGGCGTGGGTGTGGGGCGGTTGGGCGGCGGCGGCGGGTCAAAGCATCTTTGCGATTTTTGCCGGGCGCACGTTCGCCGCGAGCAACCCCGCGGAATTGCAAACGGTGCGGATCATCGCCATCGCGTTATTGTTCCTCTCGCTCGGCGTGTACCTGTTCGGCAAGAAAATTTCGCGCACGCTCGAACTTTTGGAAACAGTTGCGGTGTTCGTCATCCTCGTCGTGCTAATCCTCCTCGCCATCGCGTTCACGCCGGCGAGTCTGTGGATGACGATGCTTGCGAGCATCGTGACCCCCGCGGCGCTCCCCAAAGGGATTGATGCGACGACCCTGGGTTCGATCATCGGCTATACCGGCTTTGCTTCCGGCATGAACTTTATGCTGATCAACTATTATCGCGATCACGGTTACGGCATGGGACACAAGGTCGGCTTTTTCTCCGGTTTGTTCGGCGGTCAAAAGCAAGAGGTGTTGCCCTCGGGCATCACCTTCCGCGAAACCGAGAAAAACGCCAAGACCTGGAAACGCTGGTTCCGTTTTCTCGTGATTGACCAGTGGGTCGTCTTCTTCACCGGCGCGATGATCGGGATGTTCATTCCCAGCGTCATGGTGGTCGCGATGGCGATCACGCCCGGCGCGGCGGAACCCACCTCGGCGAATATGCCGGTGTATGCCGCGATGGAGTTGGGCAAGCGCGCCGCGTGGCTCTTCCCGTTCGTCTTGGTGCTCGGCGCGTTGATTCTGTGGAAGACGCAAACGACGCTCCTGGAAATGTTGGTCCGCAACACGACCGACACCGCGATTGCCGTCAGTCCGCGCCTGCGCGCATGGATCGGCGGCGACCCGCGCAAGTTCTACTATCTGGTCGCCGTCGCGCTCATCGTCTTTATCAGTTGGGTCATCCACCAAGCATTGCCGACCCAGTTGTTGCAGTACTCGGCGAACATGGCGAACCTGGCATCCATCATCTATCCGCTCGTGCTGATCTACTTGAACAGCAAACTGCCCAAGCCAGCGCGCGCGGGTTGGTGGTCGTACGTCATGCTCATCGCGAACGTCCTGTTCTTCGGTTTCTTCTTCGCCAACTTTGTGGCGTTGCAGCTCACCGGACAACCGCTGGTCAAGTTCTAG
- a CDS encoding iron-sulfur cluster-binding protein produces MSELDHIDFRANVQHVPAHVPQSVRKATSKFLGTRANVVGIVGDERWQQLRQAGHDIRLHTLDHLDYYLTRLEENVARAGGIVHWARDADEARRIVLDIAHEHKVKRAVKAKSMATEEIGLNHALIDAGVQTLETDLGEFIIQLAGVGPSHIIVPAVHLTKEGIADLFTEKLGVNAPPDPLELCAIARTKLREEFLAADMGISGANFMVAESGTLVIVTNEGNGRMCTTLPPLHVAVVGIDKVVPDFESVNVLLKLLPRSATGQKMSTYTSFITGPRRATDEGGPQEFHLVLLDNGRTRVLRDHVTRETLLCIRCGVCLNVCPVYNHVGGHAYGAVYSGPIGAILAPQLLGVARAGDLPFASSLCGACADYCPVKIPIPQILLRLRHRVVEGDQIEAATASSAIRVGTRVGAFALSHSLLYEFGARMMKFVQAPLRRDGWLPNLPPPANRWTMARPLPAFGADFRDWFRKRTPAGRQRVQKRKLGIGLLFAGIAAVGAFLLARRKKD; encoded by the coding sequence ATGAGTGAACTTGACCATATAGATTTTCGCGCGAACGTCCAACACGTACCAGCGCACGTACCCCAGTCGGTTCGCAAAGCGACGAGCAAATTTCTCGGCACGCGCGCGAACGTCGTCGGCATCGTCGGCGATGAACGCTGGCAGCAATTGCGCCAAGCCGGGCACGATATTCGCTTGCACACGCTCGATCACCTGGACTATTATTTGACGCGGCTCGAAGAAAATGTCGCGCGCGCGGGGGGCATCGTGCATTGGGCGCGCGACGCGGACGAAGCGCGGCGCATCGTGCTCGACATCGCGCACGAGCATAAGGTGAAACGCGCGGTCAAAGCGAAAAGCATGGCGACCGAAGAGATCGGTTTGAATCACGCGTTGATTGACGCGGGCGTTCAAACGCTCGAAACCGATCTCGGCGAATTCATCATTCAACTCGCCGGCGTCGGACCCTCGCACATTATCGTGCCGGCTGTGCATCTCACCAAAGAAGGCATCGCCGATTTGTTCACCGAAAAACTCGGCGTGAATGCGCCGCCCGATCCGCTCGAACTGTGCGCGATTGCGCGAACGAAACTGCGCGAGGAATTTCTCGCGGCGGATATGGGAATTTCCGGCGCGAACTTTATGGTCGCCGAATCCGGCACGCTCGTCATCGTGACGAATGAAGGCAACGGGCGCATGTGTACGACGTTGCCGCCGCTGCACGTCGCGGTCGTCGGCATTGACAAAGTCGTGCCCGATTTTGAAAGCGTGAATGTTCTGCTGAAACTTTTGCCGCGCAGCGCGACCGGGCAAAAAATGTCCACCTACACGTCGTTCATCACCGGACCGCGCCGCGCAACCGACGAAGGAGGACCGCAAGAGTTTCACCTGGTCTTGCTCGACAACGGGCGCACGCGCGTACTGCGCGATCATGTAACGCGCGAAACCTTGTTGTGCATTCGTTGCGGCGTCTGCTTGAATGTCTGTCCAGTGTACAATCACGTCGGCGGACACGCCTACGGCGCGGTCTATTCGGGACCGATTGGCGCGATCCTCGCACCGCAACTGCTCGGCGTCGCGCGCGCCGGCGATTTGCCGTTCGCGTCATCGCTCTGCGGTGCGTGCGCGGATTATTGCCCGGTGAAAATTCCGATTCCGCAAATCTTACTGCGCTTGCGCCATCGCGTCGTCGAAGGCGATCAGATCGAAGCGGCGACCGCGTCATCGGCGATTCGCGTCGGCACGCGCGTGGGTGCGTTCGCGTTGAGCCATTCATTGCTGTACGAGTTCGGCGCGCGCATGATGAAATTCGTTCAAGCGCCATTGCGTCGTGATGGTTGGTTGCCCAATTTGCCGCCGCCCGCGAATCGTTGGACGATGGCGCGCCCCTTGCCGGCATTCGGCGCGGATTTTCGCGATTGGTTTCGCAAGCGCACGCCCGCCGGTCGCCAGCGCGTTCAGAAACGCAAACTTGGAATCGGCTTGCTCTTTGCCGGCATTGCCGCGGTCGGCGCGTTCTTGTTGGCGCGGCGAAAGAAAGATTGA
- a CDS encoding response regulator transcription factor produces the protein MRVMVVDDHALFREGIVGLLKQQPDMEVVGEASDGLEALVLARNLKPDVILMDVTMPGTNGIQATRLIKQELPATNIIMLTVRDEDENLFEAIKSGAQGYLLKTIRAQQLIEMLRTAQSGEPAISPSLAARMIEEFRRLASSSLPLSPEEEKATELLTPREREVLALIARGASDREIAQALTLSLYTVKAHVRAVLQKLQVASRHDAARMARQSNAPKN, from the coding sequence ATGCGAGTGATGGTCGTTGACGATCACGCGCTCTTTCGCGAAGGCATCGTCGGACTGCTCAAACAACAACCGGATATGGAAGTCGTCGGCGAGGCGAGCGACGGACTCGAGGCGCTCGTGCTGGCGCGCAATCTCAAACCGGACGTGATTCTGATGGATGTCACGATGCCGGGCACGAACGGGATTCAAGCGACGCGTCTCATCAAGCAAGAATTGCCCGCGACGAACATCATCATGTTGACCGTGCGCGACGAGGACGAGAATCTATTCGAGGCGATCAAGAGCGGCGCGCAAGGATACTTGCTCAAGACCATTCGCGCGCAACAGTTGATCGAAATGCTTCGCACGGCGCAGAGCGGCGAGCCAGCCATCAGTCCCTCGCTCGCTGCGCGCATGATCGAAGAATTCCGTCGCCTCGCGTCATCATCCCTCCCGCTTTCGCCCGAGGAAGAGAAGGCGACCGAACTGCTCACCCCGCGCGAGCGCGAGGTGTTGGCATTGATCGCGCGCGGCGCGAGCGATCGCGAAATCGCGCAGGCGTTGACGCTCAGTTTGTATACCGTCAAGGCGCATGTGCGCGCGGTGCTCCAAAAACTCCAAGTCGCCAGCCGGCACGACGCCGCGCGAATGGCGCGACAGAGCAATGCTCCCAAGAACTAG
- a CDS encoding DUF2088 domain-containing protein, which translates to MIHLRFAPVRQQVSLERVDDVDATTRAGLRALPLDARVRPGMRVAIALPSRGIPCMPQIVRVVIEELRALNAQPFLVPAMGSHGGGTAEGQREVLEGYGLGEDATGVPIVSSLETVHIGETQNGMPVFADKHAATADGIIAINRIKEHTAFKARWESGLLKILAVGLGKPRGAAEIHNWGVADAMPAAARVVLARLPVLAGIGIVENGQHQAARIEVIPAERIESDEPALLDLARRLTPRIPSEFEPIDLLIVQEMGKDISGTGMDLNVIGMWRRTGGPVSPLINVIAVLDLTPNSHGNAIGVGHSDLISQRLRDKMDIAATYTNCLTAHNLAGAKIPITLPTDREVIEAGLAGIASERARAVLIRNTLALDLLWVSESLLPSVAMAPTLEQIGAARPLSFDAHGALIAPEP; encoded by the coding sequence ATGATCCATTTGCGGTTTGCGCCGGTTCGCCAACAAGTTTCGCTTGAGCGCGTGGACGATGTTGACGCCACCACGCGCGCCGGATTGCGCGCGCTTCCGCTGGACGCGCGCGTGCGACCTGGGATGCGCGTCGCCATCGCGCTGCCGAGCCGCGGGATTCCATGCATGCCTCAAATCGTGCGCGTGGTGATCGAAGAATTACGCGCGCTGAACGCGCAACCGTTCCTCGTGCCGGCAATGGGGAGTCACGGCGGCGGGACCGCCGAAGGTCAGCGCGAGGTACTCGAAGGTTATGGGCTAGGCGAAGATGCGACCGGTGTGCCAATCGTCAGTTCGCTCGAGACGGTGCACATCGGCGAGACACAAAATGGAATGCCGGTGTTTGCCGACAAACACGCCGCAACCGCCGACGGCATTATCGCGATCAATCGCATCAAAGAGCACACAGCTTTCAAGGCGCGCTGGGAGAGTGGCTTGCTAAAAATTTTGGCGGTCGGATTGGGCAAACCGCGCGGCGCGGCAGAGATTCACAACTGGGGAGTAGCGGACGCGATGCCCGCCGCGGCGCGCGTCGTCCTGGCGCGCTTGCCGGTGCTCGCGGGCATTGGCATCGTCGAAAATGGTCAGCACCAAGCCGCGCGCATTGAAGTGATCCCGGCGGAACGCATCGAGTCGGATGAGCCGGCATTGCTCGACCTAGCGCGCCGCTTGACACCCAGGATTCCATCCGAATTCGAACCGATTGATTTGCTCATCGTGCAAGAGATGGGCAAGGACATTAGCGGAACTGGGATGGACTTGAATGTGATCGGAATGTGGCGGCGCACCGGCGGACCGGTCTCTCCGCTAATCAACGTGATCGCCGTACTCGACTTGACGCCGAACAGTCACGGCAACGCGATTGGCGTCGGTCATAGCGATTTGATTTCGCAACGCTTGCGCGACAAGATGGATATCGCGGCAACCTACACCAATTGCCTGACCGCGCACAACCTGGCTGGGGCAAAAATTCCGATCACGTTACCGACCGATCGCGAGGTGATCGAAGCAGGTCTTGCCGGCATCGCGTCGGAACGCGCGCGCGCGGTGTTGATTCGCAACACGCTTGCGCTCGATCTGCTTTGGGTTTCCGAGTCGCTCTTGCCATCGGTGGCGATGGCGCCCACGCTCGAACAAATTGGCGCGGCGCGACCGTTGAGCTTTGACGCGCATGGCGCGTTGATCGCGCCTGAACCATGA
- a CDS encoding LUD domain-containing protein: protein MNAREQILADVRLALQRDNNSPVAPIPPTARIAPRVPGTTNEELAMLLDEIGKLGGVTRRIARAEIRAALAEIVRDESVKKATAWETPEMREMGIAETLRDLGVELISPHADKRALAECDLGITSADAAFPETGTLLLRSSPEKPRSVSLLPRVHLAIITPTILRADLMPAFAEVKGEGYWVFVTGPSRTADIELTVTIGVHGPKALRVWVVE from the coding sequence ATGAACGCACGCGAACAAATTCTAGCGGATGTCCGCCTCGCGCTCCAACGCGATAATAATTCACCCGTCGCGCCGATTCCGCCCACCGCGCGCATCGCGCCGCGCGTGCCCGGCACGACGAATGAAGAACTCGCCATGCTTCTCGATGAAATCGGCAAACTCGGCGGCGTGACGCGACGCATTGCGCGCGCGGAAATTCGCGCGGCGCTCGCAGAAATCGTACGCGACGAGTCGGTGAAAAAAGCAACGGCTTGGGAAACGCCGGAAATGCGGGAGATGGGAATTGCGGAGACGTTGCGCGATCTCGGCGTCGAATTGATTTCGCCGCACGCGGACAAACGCGCGCTTGCGGAATGTGATCTCGGCATTACCAGCGCGGACGCCGCGTTTCCGGAAACGGGCACGTTGCTGTTACGCTCGTCGCCGGAGAAACCGCGGAGCGTGTCGCTGTTGCCGCGTGTCCACCTTGCCATCATCACGCCGACGATTCTGCGCGCCGACCTGATGCCGGCGTTCGCGGAAGTGAAAGGCGAAGGATACTGGGTCTTCGTCACGGGACCCAGTCGCACCGCCGACATCGAGTTGACCGTGACGATTGGTGTGCACGGTCCGAAAGCATTGCGCGTGTGGGTGGTCGAGTAG
- a CDS encoding (Fe-S)-binding protein → MMRVQLFLTCLGENFFSPVLKDMVSVLERLGMDVAMPEGQTCCGQPFYNSGAQSQAVAPARNFLRVFGPTDGYIVAPSGSCVDFVRHHLPELFPAETREHRLAQEVAARTYEFSEFLVRVANVRDVGATFPHKVTYHASCHALRGLGLREESKQLLRAVKGVELVPLNEEETCCGFGGVFSVVYPEVSSSMMQAKIKNIQESGAEFVVMGDPGCMMNIAGGLKKIGSPIRALHLISVLAAQ, encoded by the coding sequence ATGATGCGCGTACAATTATTCCTCACCTGTCTCGGCGAAAATTTTTTCTCGCCGGTGCTCAAAGATATGGTGAGCGTCCTGGAGCGGTTGGGCATGGACGTAGCGATGCCCGAAGGTCAAACGTGTTGCGGTCAGCCGTTTTACAACAGCGGCGCGCAGAGCCAAGCCGTCGCGCCGGCGCGGAATTTTTTGCGCGTGTTTGGTCCGACCGACGGTTACATTGTCGCGCCCTCCGGCTCGTGCGTGGATTTTGTGCGGCATCACTTGCCGGAATTGTTTCCCGCCGAGACGCGGGAACACCGTCTCGCGCAAGAGGTCGCCGCGCGCACGTACGAGTTCAGCGAATTTCTCGTGCGCGTGGCGAACGTGCGCGATGTCGGCGCGACGTTTCCGCACAAGGTCACGTACCACGCTTCGTGTCACGCGTTGCGCGGACTGGGTTTGCGCGAGGAGTCGAAACAACTCTTGCGCGCGGTCAAGGGCGTGGAACTTGTTCCGCTCAACGAAGAAGAAACGTGTTGCGGTTTCGGCGGCGTGTTCAGCGTCGTGTATCCCGAAGTGTCGTCGAGCATGATGCAAGCCAAGATCAAGAACATTCAGGAGAGCGGCGCGGAGTTTGTTGTGATGGGTGATCCTGGGTGCATGATGAACATTGCCGGCGGCTTGAAAAAAATCGGTTCGCCGATTCGCGCCCTGCACCTGATCTCGGTGTTGGCGGCGCAGTAA
- a CDS encoding galactokinase: MMPLQNEFTRVFHSASERLLRAPGRVNLIGEHTDYNDGFVLPMAIDRAAHIAIRRRSDRVVRMCALDFDGALSEFSLDAIARDDEQRWSNYVRGVAWALQARGIALTGADLVIHSDVPIASGLSSSAALEVCAALAFQTIAGFTLNRVEIAQLCQHVENEFLGVQSGIMDQFISALARADHALLIDCRDLTYQFVPLPRGARIVVCDTLKRRGLVASEYNTRRAECEQAARLFGVPALRDVTPDEFARREHELPSQVARRARHIIRENARVLAAVDAARQNDLETFGRLMDESHTSLRDDFAVSCAELDTLVEIARRQPGCWGARLTGAGFGGCTVNLVAENALEAFSANVAREYAARVGVTPPIYACRAAEGAGPLMNRDFQIC; the protein is encoded by the coding sequence ATGATGCCTCTTCAAAACGAATTCACGCGCGTTTTTCATTCCGCGTCTGAACGCCTCCTCCGCGCGCCAGGGCGCGTGAACTTGATCGGCGAGCACACCGATTACAACGACGGTTTCGTTTTGCCGATGGCGATTGACCGCGCCGCGCATATTGCGATTCGCCGTCGCTCCGATCGCGTCGTGCGAATGTGCGCGCTTGATTTCGACGGCGCACTGTCCGAGTTTTCGCTCGACGCGATCGCGCGCGATGACGAGCAACGGTGGAGCAATTATGTGCGCGGCGTCGCGTGGGCGTTGCAGGCGCGCGGCATCGCGCTGACTGGCGCGGACCTTGTGATTCACAGCGACGTGCCGATTGCTTCCGGCTTGTCATCGTCCGCGGCGCTCGAAGTGTGCGCCGCGCTCGCGTTTCAAACGATTGCCGGCTTCACGCTGAATCGCGTTGAAATCGCGCAACTGTGCCAACACGTCGAAAATGAATTCCTCGGCGTGCAGAGCGGGATTATGGATCAGTTCATCTCGGCGCTCGCGCGCGCCGACCACGCGCTCTTGATAGACTGCCGCGATTTGACGTATCAATTCGTGCCGCTCCCGCGCGGCGCGCGCATCGTCGTGTGCGATACGCTCAAGCGCCGCGGCTTGGTCGCGTCCGAGTACAACACGCGCCGCGCCGAGTGCGAACAAGCGGCGCGTTTATTCGGCGTGCCCGCGTTACGCGATGTGACTCCCGATGAATTCGCGCGCCGCGAACACGAACTGCCGTCCCAGGTCGCGCGGCGCGCGCGGCACATCATTCGCGAGAACGCGCGTGTGCTCGCGGCGGTGGATGCCGCGCGGCAAAACGATCTAGAAACGTTTGGACGATTGATGGACGAATCGCATACCAGTCTACGCGACGATTTCGCGGTGAGTTGCGCGGAACTCGACACCCTCGTCGAGATTGCGCGGCGACAACCGGGATGCTGGGGCGCGCGCTTGACCGGCGCGGGGTTCGGCGGGTGCACGGTCAACCTCGTCGCGGAGAATGCACTAGAAGCATTCAGCGCGAATGTTGCGCGCGAGTACGCCGCGCGCGTCGGCGTCACACCGCCGATCTACGCGTGCCGCGCGGCGGAAGGCGCGGGACCGCTGATGAATCGCGATTTTCAAATTTGCTAA
- a CDS encoding AlkZ family DNA glycosylase, giving the protein MPMLSIAVRRLYNQQIARTKFKTPSEIVAWLGALQAQDYAGAKWSVGLRLPGSAEADIEQAIANKTIIRTWVMRGTLHFVAAADVRWMLALVAPRLIAGNARRYKELELDARTLARSNAVLAKAVQGGKPLTRSALFAILEQHGISTQGQRGVFMLQRASLDGLICQGVMRSNDPTFMSLDDVLPKTKTIERDDALAELAKRYWTSRGPATLQDFVWWSGLWVADARAGLEQVKLQFIQETVDDKTYWRLRSKPISKTHSPTAYLLPGFDEYLLGYKDRRASLDEPCYKRLTPPNGMLPSTIVIDGRVVGTWKRTFEKGAVIIASNPFRPLTAAERRALVVAAKRYGEFLGLPFTLDGET; this is encoded by the coding sequence CTGCCCATGCTCAGTATCGCGGTTCGGCGGCTTTACAACCAGCAGATCGCGCGCACCAAGTTCAAAACGCCAAGCGAGATCGTCGCCTGGCTCGGCGCGCTCCAAGCCCAGGATTACGCCGGTGCAAAATGGTCGGTCGGTCTGCGTTTGCCAGGGAGTGCCGAGGCGGACATCGAACAAGCCATCGCCAACAAAACCATTATCCGAACCTGGGTCATGCGCGGCACGTTGCATTTCGTCGCGGCGGCGGACGTGCGCTGGATGCTCGCGCTTGTCGCGCCGCGGCTGATCGCCGGCAATGCGCGGCGCTACAAAGAACTCGAACTCGACGCGCGCACGCTCGCGCGCAGTAACGCGGTGCTCGCCAAGGCAGTGCAGGGCGGCAAGCCACTCACGCGCTCTGCCCTGTTTGCGATTCTCGAACAACACGGCATCTCGACCCAGGGACAGCGCGGCGTGTTCATGTTGCAGCGCGCGTCGCTCGATGGATTAATTTGCCAGGGCGTGATGCGGAGCAACGATCCCACTTTCATGTCGCTCGACGATGTGCTGCCGAAAACTAAAACGATAGAGCGTGACGACGCGTTGGCGGAACTGGCAAAGCGGTACTGGACGAGCCGTGGTCCGGCGACCTTGCAAGATTTTGTGTGGTGGTCGGGGCTTTGGGTGGCGGATGCGCGAGCCGGCTTGGAGCAAGTGAAATTGCAGTTTATCCAGGAAACAGTGGACGATAAAACCTATTGGCGGTTACGTTCCAAGCCAATATCAAAAACCCATTCGCCGACCGCGTATCTGTTGCCAGGGTTTGACGAGTATTTGCTTGGCTATAAAGATCGCCGCGCATCGCTCGACGAGCCGTGCTACAAAAGGTTGACTCCGCCGAATGGCATGTTGCCCTCGACCATCGTGATTGATGGTCGAGTTGTCGGGACCTGGAAGCGCACATTCGAAAAAGGCGCGGTGATCATCGCCTCAAATCCTTTTCGTCCATTGACCGCCGCTGAACGTCGCGCTCTTGTCGTCGCGGCAAAGCGTTACGGTGAATTCCTGGGTCTGCCATTTACCTTGGACGGCGAAACCTAA
- a CDS encoding Nramp family divalent metal transporter, translated as MEPTRATANVSKSQLEAWTIAPLIEPPLANGFRLLGVIGPGAILLGLSIGSGEWLLGPAAFVQHGPTLLWVTTVAVVLQTVLNTELIRYTMYTGEPIFAGFMRTKPASSFWAIFYSLLCFFQVGWPGWAGTAAGAIFYLFIGRLAGAGDADAVYQIGVATFLTCVCILLFGGRIERTLEILNWILVVFIFAGLIGLCIIFVAPAGWFAGLAGLIGYDLDARAFNFLPIGADWSLIGAFAAYSGAGGVVNLMLSGWARDKGFGMGAVVGYIPAAVGSQRVHLAHPGSVFPITPANLKNWRAWWRIALIDQWGVFGIGALLCMLLTACLYIAFIPPGKDIRGLGIAAELANAVAARGGVMMTYLVALLGAWILFKTQLDILDGMVRAVTDILWTGSRRVRAWRGGDVRVVYYAVLAVVVAWGLIALRWTQPIILLELGANISGVVFVISGAHVLYLNTTVLPVELRPPVWRRVGLIALSVFYGIFVWLWLMGGFVPDPTKGFVFQLFK; from the coding sequence ATGGAACCCACGCGCGCAACCGCGAACGTATCCAAATCCCAACTTGAAGCATGGACGATTGCGCCGCTGATCGAGCCGCCGTTGGCAAACGGTTTTCGGCTTCTCGGCGTGATCGGTCCAGGCGCGATTCTGCTTGGCTTGTCCATCGGCAGCGGCGAATGGCTGCTCGGACCCGCGGCGTTCGTGCAACACGGACCGACGCTGTTGTGGGTCACGACCGTGGCGGTCGTCCTGCAAACCGTGTTGAACACGGAACTCATTCGTTACACGATGTACACCGGCGAACCGATCTTTGCCGGGTTTATGCGCACCAAGCCCGCGTCTTCTTTCTGGGCGATCTTTTATTCGCTGTTGTGTTTCTTCCAGGTCGGTTGGCCCGGCTGGGCTGGCACGGCGGCGGGCGCGATTTTCTATCTCTTTATCGGACGACTCGCCGGCGCGGGCGACGCGGACGCGGTGTACCAGATCGGCGTCGCGACGTTTCTGACGTGTGTGTGCATTTTGTTGTTCGGCGGTCGCATCGAACGCACGCTCGAAATTCTCAATTGGATTCTCGTCGTTTTTATTTTTGCCGGACTAATTGGCTTGTGCATCATCTTTGTCGCGCCCGCCGGTTGGTTCGCCGGACTTGCCGGCTTGATCGGGTATGATCTCGACGCGCGCGCGTTCAACTTTTTGCCCATCGGCGCGGATTGGTCGTTGATTGGCGCGTTCGCGGCGTACTCGGGCGCGGGCGGCGTCGTCAATTTGATGTTGTCGGGCTGGGCGCGCGACAAGGGCTTTGGCATGGGCGCGGTCGTCGGTTACATTCCGGCGGCGGTGGGCAGTCAGCGTGTTCACCTCGCGCATCCGGGGAGCGTGTTTCCGATCACGCCGGCGAATCTCAAAAATTGGCGCGCGTGGTGGCGCATCGCGCTGATTGATCAGTGGGGCGTGTTCGGCATCGGCGCGCTGTTGTGCATGTTGTTGACCGCGTGTCTCTACATCGCGTTCATTCCGCCGGGCAAGGATATTCGCGGGCTGGGCATCGCGGCGGAACTGGCGAATGCCGTGGCGGCGCGCGGCGGTGTGATGATGACGTATCTCGTCGCGCTGCTCGGCGCGTGGATTTTGTTCAAGACGCAACTCGACATTCTCGACGGCATGGTGCGCGCGGTCACGGACATTTTGTGGACGGGCAGTCGCCGGGTGCGTGCGTGGCGCGGCGGTGATGTCCGCGTGGTGTACTATGCGGTCCTCGCCGTCGTCGTTGCGTGGGGCTTGATCGCGCTGCGCTGGACGCAGCCGATCATTTTGCTTGAACTCGGCGCGAACATTTCGGGCGTCGTCTTTGTGATCTCAGGCGCGCATGTTTTGTATCTCAATACGACGGTGTTGCCAGTCGAGTTGCGCCCGCCGGTGTGGCGACGTGTGGGTCTGATCGCGCTTTCGGTGTTCTATGGCATCTTCGTTTGGTTGTGGTTGATGGGCGGCTTTGTGCCCGATCCGACTAAAGGATTTGTGTTTCAGCTTTTCAAGTGA